From Amyelois transitella isolate CPQ chromosome 2, ilAmyTran1.1, whole genome shotgun sequence:
AGATCTTTAGACGATTACTAACGTATATCCTTGCATCCATTCGAAGTTATCCATGAGACTCCACGCAGTATACACTCTTACATCGCAGCCTTCGGCTATCGCATCCAGCATTGCGTCCAGATACTTCCTGTAGTACGAAATGCGGCCGTCATCCTCCAAGCCACCAAGAGTTGAAAACCCGTTCTCAGTTATAAATACAGGTGGATTATTGTAGtcatctttaattttaaccaAGAGTTTGTAGAAACCCCATGGCACCACCTGGAATTGAATGGGCCTAATTATTGGAACGCACCATTGACGAATCTATACGCATCTCGCAGCTGTTACAATTCTAAAAAATATCTCACACAAATTTTCAACAATACCTTGTCGCAAATGTATACgtgaattgaaattttatttttgtacttccGCCAGTAATCATGTAGTTATCCATACGCTGCagcctttatattattattatccttCTCAAGATGTAAAGTAGATCATCTCCAGAAATATTCGTAACAGCACCTAGATGTAATAATTACCTaaaccttgatcaaatttcaTGACCGaagaacaatttttattcCCTTATCTGAGATTCTAATACGCGAACTAATCGATGACAATGCTAAACTGTAACATGAAATTATATTCTACTAGCGACCctccccggcttcgcacgggtaccagttatatatataaaccttccctAGAACCCCCTGAAAATCCCTTTTTCCtgcatttcaaacaggaacaaaatccgtccacaagaTTAGCGcacacatacagacagagaaaataggggaatttactttataatatgattataaattttaccttTAGCCAAGATGATGCAGAAGTTTCCCATTCTTCGAGGACATACGAGCCAGCGCCCAGATCATCATCAGATGacggagattcaaatataccTAGAACTGATTCGTTTCTGAACGTGTAACCCGAAGAATAATGATTTAGCCCGAAAAAATCTGATGTTCCTCGCACGTATTCCACTTCTTCTGGTGTGAACTCCGGTAGTCTAGATCGCAAGAATCCTTGTTCAGCGCTCTTTGCAGCTACCTTTTCTTTCAATATCGAAGGGAAATCTCCAGTTTCTGAGAAAATTGGCTGAGCATATATACCCCACTggaaaatataagaatattttatcagTATACGATAAcgtaaattgaataaaaggTACCTACAAGTAAATTACCATGCTGAGTTTTGATAGTACGTGCAAACTAtttaaatactagcttttgtccgCGATTTTATGTCCATAGAAACATTCATCCCCTCTTTTAATCCCTTCTCCCCTCTTTTTTTGCGATTAAAAGTCCCTAGTTCATAGAAGCCTATGTTCTTCCTCAGGGTCAACTCTatctttcatcaaaatcgtttcagtggtttaggcgtaaaattatattacttaatagGCACTGAGACGTACCCCAAAAAGCGCGGCTTCCTCTGCTGCAACTTTATCTTCCTCAGATTCTGACGCCGGTTCCGAAAAACCTGCACTTATTGTTATGCCGATTGTTCCATTCTGAGTTTCCCTGAATTCATCGTTATAAATATGGTAAGCTCGTGCATGCGCCAACAACAAGTTTTTGGCACACATATAGTCAGCCACCCCCTTGATATTAAGTCTCGGCGCCATCGTAACATCGCCATAACCTTGGTAACAAATTTCACGCGGTTCATTCATGGTGATCCAATTTTTTACTCTGTCCCCGAATAGCTCAAATACAGTGCGTGCATAATCTCCATACCAATCTACGATGTGAGGGTTGTTCCACCCCCCTAGATCCTGTAACTTCTGCGGCATGTCCCAATGGTACAGCGTCACCATCGGCtggatattatatttaagcaTTTCGTCTATCAGATTGTTGTAGTAATTTACGCCTGCTTCGTTTATTTTGTCTACGAAACTGGTAGGTAATATTCTGGTCCACGACAAAGAGAATCTGTAGAAATCCAATCCGAGCTCTCTCATCATCTCCACGTCTCTTTTGTACTGGTTGTAGGAATCGTTGGCAATGTCACCATTGGAACAGTCCTTTATATCGCATGGGTGCGTGTGGGTTAAGTGATCCCAAATATTTTCTGCCTTTCCTGAAAagtataaagaatttttttttgaaaactaattttgtttaaatgaacacaagttttataataaaatcaaattattaagtagATTTGCAGGTTCTAGCTATTGCCCGTcaaaatttagcgccatctctAAAAGAATGCTAGTCAGACCACGCGAGCTTAGCGCCACCTATAAAAGCCCAAAATGCCAGGGGAACCATAGTAGTTACCAGGATGAGAGATATCACTTttgcgaaatttcaagaacatTGATTCAGCTGATAACGCGTGATgagataacaaataaatttactttcgtatttataatattaggtagTACCTATtaggaataaaattttgttgctATTATCTAATACCTCTGTCAAAGTGCTGTTTCTGTTTATCGCGAGATTTTCGCTAtagcgaaataaaaaaataccatagTATAAATAACATGCACGTTCTCATTTTCTTGATAACTTTTATCAAGAAGTGCAGATCAAAATAACATTACTTATATCAAAGAATTGTAATGGATTTCATACTGTAGTGCTAGATACCAACCATCAACATTCCAGGCGCCTTCCACCTGGTAGGAAGCAGTCGCCGTGCCAAACAAGAACCCTTCTGGGAATCTTCTCACGGTGTTTTGACGGGCATCGGTTGTTTTACATTCATTGAACTTGACTGGGCCCAGAAGTACCACTCtagaaataataacatataaattataataatataaattatataatttgtatcaTAATCTTCTTTCTCCAAGTGTTCATTCCGGTAACCTCTCTGAAAAGGAATCCgggatttttacacgaaccgacctccgcaaccttacCGGTATTAGATCGTGGTGAAGCTGAATCAGATaaatgtgcctattccctATCATTTAATTATGTCAGTATAAATTATGCATGCTTACAATATCATGAGATGGTATAACGATTTCATTTTTGATGTTACTTGTCCTGCCCACTTCAACTATGTTTGTGTTTGATAAATACGATGATCTTTTTATATCTTACGTATCACTTTCGTCACTGTAGATTGCGGATATGGAATACCTCTTATCTTATTTtacactagcttttgccctcgggtggaaaatataaatcagGTTGTATTacaatgatataaatatagtgTAGCGGGTGTTaggttaagtttaaaatttgtataataattaatattgtaaagatttttattatttgtgtcCCCTAGAATACGGTCCTGTCTCTTAATGGAATACCTAGCGCCCGGCAATTTGAAATCGCGGAGTCTTCTATGAATTTCGTTGCGTTTTTCTTTGacagttttttgtttcttttcacaatttttccatcgattatattttaagtgagtgtattgtataaatagcatccaatataatgtttattttgtaaatcgtATTTTTGTATCTGAAGAATAGGAAAATAGTATAAATAGCCACAAAACAGAAAAGTTTAACGATTTTTTCGTTCCAGAAGACGTGTACGAGTAAATGAGACTATTTTTAGTCTCATCgttacatagtataaaacaaagtcgctattttagtctgtttgtctgtatgcttaaatctttaaaattacgcaacggattttgatgcggttttttgtaacaggtagagtgattcaagaggaaggtttttatgtataataacatttataattttgcacccgtgtgaagccggggcgggtcgctagttttaagataaaataagaaagCTTTGGTCTGAAATTTTGCCATTACGTCacgaatttcttaaaattccaCAAAAGCTGGAATACAAACGAGCCATTAGCCGAAGCTCGTTATAAgacaaatctatatatatctcTAAGAAATCTATAGATATCTATTAAATTTCCATGCAGTTACTGTTGAAGTGACGTTAGGATAAACGCTAAGAAACGATGTTTCAAAATTCCTTCGGGATATAAGGTCCGGGTATAAACAAAAGAcatatgttgttttgtttatatattaaaaatacagtatTATACATAGGTAACTACTTCATTATGAGTGACATGGCGTTTGTTGATCATTCTATCTGATAAAACCCGTCTAatgtgataaatatttatcgttacaataatataataaccaCCTGCAGCTTTGTTTTATCTGATAAGAATGAAAAGAAGGTTTCAAGGCAAAATTCAGCCTCCTACGaccaataatttttatatcacgTGTATCATCTTTACGAGCAAGGAGGGCTTGATATAGTAACTCGGCACATGCGTATTGTTTAGTTATAAACTATCAGAAGAATATTTTTGGCTCGCGATGCCAAATAATACTTTCGAAAGGCTTTGATCAATAAGGAATCGCGTGCTCTTTTTATTGCCGTAGATTCTTGAGTTTGGGTCCTTAAGATTAGTTTGAAAAGTTTGATTCAGGagataacccgtgaagaggtacctaacacacatacaaacacaaaacttactttcgcatttataacattagttagGATTGGGATAGTTGGGATGGGATGGTTAAAAATAGTCCACGTACTTTTACGAGTATGTCGTATTGCATAGCTTACTACGCATATATTGAGTGAGCATAATACAAAGGGCTCCACGCGCCATTAATAAATATCGCGTTTGTTAACACGAGAATACCTAATGTCAAAATTAGTTGACATCCGCCGCGTTTTTTCGGTAAATATCGAGATGGATAATATATCTAAGACGCGAGAATTGCCTTTCTTTTCAAATAGGTA
This genomic window contains:
- the LOC106128979 gene encoding myrosinase 1 isoform X1, which gives rise to MKSLYHLMILVVLLGPVKFNECKTTDARQNTVRRFPEGFLFGTATASYQVEGAWNVDGKAENIWDHLTHTHPCDIKDCSNGDIANDSYNQYKRDVEMMRELGLDFYRFSLSWTRILPTSFVDKINEAGVNYYNNLIDEMLKYNIQPMVTLYHWDMPQKLQDLGGWNNPHIVDWYGDYARTVFELFGDRVKNWITMNEPREICYQGYGDVTMAPRLNIKGVADYMCAKNLLLAHARAYHIYNDEFRETQNGTIGITISAGFSEPASESEEDKVAAEEAALFGWGIYAQPIFSETGDFPSILKEKVAAKSAEQGFLRSRLPEFTPEEVEYVRGTSDFFGLNHYSSGYTFRNESVLGIFESPSSDDDLGAGSYVLEEWETSASSWLKVVPWGFYKLLVKIKDDYNNPPVFITENGFSTLGGLEDDGRISYYRKYLDAMLDAIAEGCDVRVYTAWSLMDNFEWMQGYTERFGLYEVDYEDPARTRTPRKSAFVYKEIVRSRALDWSYQPDTDVMTIDDGH
- the LOC106128979 gene encoding myrosinase 1 isoform X2 codes for the protein MMRELGLDFYRFSLSWTRILPTSFVDKINEAGVNYYNNLIDEMLKYNIQPMVTLYHWDMPQKLQDLGGWNNPHIVDWYGDYARTVFELFGDRVKNWITMNEPREICYQGYGDVTMAPRLNIKGVADYMCAKNLLLAHARAYHIYNDEFRETQNGTIGITISAGFSEPASESEEDKVAAEEAALFGWGIYAQPIFSETGDFPSILKEKVAAKSAEQGFLRSRLPEFTPEEVEYVRGTSDFFGLNHYSSGYTFRNESVLGIFESPSSDDDLGAGSYVLEEWETSASSWLKVVPWGFYKLLVKIKDDYNNPPVFITENGFSTLGGLEDDGRISYYRKYLDAMLDAIAEGCDVRVYTAWSLMDNFEWMQGYTERFGLYEVDYEDPARTRTPRKSAFVYKEIVRSRALDWSYQPDTDVMTIDDGH